A stretch of Rhizobium sp. TH2 DNA encodes these proteins:
- a CDS encoding O-antigen ligase, which translates to MAYAERYTPGLPLVRRRTFLGLELGADLFFTAALCLLLTFIVVEVRYEAAASSLSRETLGLAVIEGAGGDMIRQLTYFMTFFVVGGATFIFMRPRSIIPISTAYNVACLWCLFSAIYAIQPGISIRRAIGMYIILLAVGWCIQNLGAAKTIRAVYIFLAGVIMASYIAVLLSRIPIFSFAVHPADEIDTSLVGAWRGVIPHKNIAGAVMIHASLFFFHHAISRRKPLDFLFFALAAVFLIFTKSKTSIGWFLIVLMSGLGYRAIMLYGLRPFFNVAMACIGFWIAVMTWAEWDVVLAFFSDPENLSGRIGIWESVMPFIQTHPFFGSGYGSFWAIGYSSPIYESAVSEFVTQIGHSHSGYIEVLLTTGIVGLTLAIIALMIVPYYRFANPLTSDLKLNAMLFSMWLFGMLQNFTESQFFSPDKQSWVFVVIAITIIHSRHMSAKSRDYEWLAATHWPPAKPQQLLRQ; encoded by the coding sequence TTGGCCTATGCAGAGCGATATACACCGGGCTTACCTCTTGTCCGCAGACGGACGTTTCTAGGGCTTGAACTAGGGGCTGATCTGTTCTTCACGGCGGCACTCTGCCTGCTCCTGACCTTCATCGTGGTGGAGGTGCGCTATGAGGCCGCCGCATCGTCGCTCAGCCGCGAGACGCTCGGCCTCGCCGTGATCGAGGGTGCCGGCGGTGATATGATCCGCCAGCTCACCTATTTCATGACATTCTTCGTCGTGGGGGGCGCGACCTTCATCTTCATGCGGCCGAGATCGATCATCCCGATTTCGACGGCTTACAATGTGGCGTGTCTCTGGTGCCTGTTCAGCGCGATCTACGCCATTCAACCGGGCATTTCCATTCGCCGCGCCATCGGCATGTACATCATCCTTCTGGCCGTCGGTTGGTGCATCCAGAACCTGGGCGCCGCCAAGACCATACGGGCGGTGTACATATTCCTGGCCGGCGTCATCATGGCGTCCTATATCGCGGTGCTGCTGTCGAGAATTCCGATCTTCTCGTTCGCCGTCCATCCGGCCGATGAGATCGATACGTCGCTGGTAGGGGCCTGGCGCGGTGTGATCCCCCACAAGAATATCGCCGGCGCGGTGATGATCCACGCTTCGCTCTTCTTCTTCCATCATGCGATCAGCAGACGGAAACCGCTGGATTTCCTGTTCTTCGCCCTTGCGGCAGTGTTCCTGATCTTCACCAAGTCCAAGACATCGATAGGCTGGTTCCTGATCGTGCTGATGTCGGGCCTCGGCTACCGGGCCATCATGCTTTACGGCCTGCGCCCCTTCTTCAATGTCGCGATGGCATGTATAGGGTTCTGGATCGCCGTGATGACATGGGCCGAATGGGACGTGGTGCTGGCCTTCTTCTCCGATCCCGAGAACCTCTCCGGCCGCATCGGCATCTGGGAGTCCGTGATGCCCTTTATTCAGACGCATCCGTTTTTCGGCTCGGGCTACGGCTCATTCTGGGCCATCGGATATTCATCGCCGATCTACGAGAGCGCGGTGAGCGAATTCGTCACCCAGATCGGCCATTCCCATAGCGGCTATATCGAGGTGCTTCTCACCACTGGTATTGTGGGGCTGACGCTCGCCATCATCGCTCTGATGATCGTACCCTATTACCGCTTCGCCAATCCGCTGACTTCGGACCTGAAACTGAACGCGATGCTGTTCTCGATGTGGCTGTTCGGCATGCTGCAGAACTTCACCGAGAGCCAGTTCTTCTCGCCCGACAAGCAGAGCTGGGTGTTTGTCGTCATAGCGATCACGATCATTCACTCCAGGCACATGTCCGCGAAGTCTAGGGACTACGAATGGCTGGCCGCCACCCATTGGCCGCCGGCAAAGCCGCAGCAATTGCTGCGACAATAG
- a CDS encoding UDP-glucose/GDP-mannose dehydrogenase family protein — protein MKVAIIGSGYVGLVAGTCFAELGHQVVCVDNDERKVTALKGGAIPIYEPGLEDLVKSNVAAGRLDFTEDLGLALEGTDAAFIAVGTPPRVTDGHADMKYVYAVAHAIAEKASGDLVVVDKSTVPVGTGDEVERILRTTGGNFRFSVVSNPEFLREGVAIDDFLKPDRIVIGSEDDWAKAVISRVYGVDGFKGVPVLQTSRRSAELLKYASNAFLAMKITFINEVADLCEAVGGDIRDVANGIGLDSRIGRKFLNAGPGYGGSCFPKDTLAISKTARDYRVQLRTVEAVIQVNENRKRAMALRVLDACNGVVRGKTIAILGLAFKADTDDMRDSPAIPLVQALQDFGAHIRAYDPQAMTNAGKILTDVEFCKDAYDAATGADAVVTVTEWTEFKEMNLPRLRQVMRSPLLIDFRNLYSVDDVKNDGFEYWSIGRRTETEPTLSQSLAAE, from the coding sequence ATGAAGGTAGCTATCATTGGTTCCGGCTATGTCGGCCTCGTCGCCGGCACATGCTTTGCGGAACTCGGCCACCAGGTGGTGTGCGTCGACAACGACGAAAGAAAAGTCACAGCGCTGAAGGGCGGCGCGATCCCGATCTACGAACCCGGTCTCGAGGACCTGGTGAAATCCAATGTGGCGGCCGGCCGCCTCGACTTCACGGAAGATCTCGGCCTCGCCCTCGAGGGCACCGATGCGGCCTTTATCGCTGTCGGCACGCCGCCGCGCGTGACCGACGGCCATGCCGACATGAAATATGTCTATGCCGTGGCCCATGCCATAGCCGAAAAGGCAAGTGGCGACCTCGTCGTGGTCGACAAGTCGACGGTTCCCGTCGGCACCGGCGACGAAGTCGAGCGGATTCTCAGGACCACCGGCGGCAATTTCCGCTTCTCGGTCGTCTCCAATCCCGAATTCCTGCGCGAAGGTGTCGCGATCGACGACTTCCTGAAGCCGGACCGGATCGTCATCGGCAGCGAGGACGATTGGGCGAAGGCCGTGATTTCCAGGGTCTATGGCGTCGATGGCTTCAAGGGCGTCCCCGTCCTGCAAACCTCGCGCCGCTCGGCCGAACTGCTCAAATATGCCTCCAACGCCTTCCTGGCGATGAAGATCACCTTCATCAATGAGGTCGCCGATCTCTGCGAAGCCGTCGGCGGCGATATCCGCGATGTCGCGAACGGCATCGGGCTCGATAGCCGCATCGGCCGCAAGTTCCTCAATGCCGGACCCGGTTACGGCGGCTCGTGCTTCCCGAAGGACACTCTGGCGATTTCCAAGACCGCGCGGGACTATCGCGTACAACTGCGCACCGTCGAGGCTGTCATCCAGGTCAACGAGAATCGCAAGCGCGCAATGGCGCTGCGGGTGCTGGATGCCTGCAATGGTGTCGTTCGCGGCAAGACCATTGCCATTCTCGGCCTCGCCTTCAAGGCCGACACGGATGACATGCGCGATTCGCCTGCCATTCCGCTGGTCCAGGCGCTACAGGATTTCGGCGCGCATATCAGGGCCTATGATCCCCAGGCGATGACCAACGCCGGGAAAATCCTTACCGACGTCGAGTTCTGCAAGGACGCCTATGACGCCGCGACCGGTGCCGACGCTGTCGTGACAGTGACCGAGTGGACCGAGTTCAAGGAGATGAACCTGCCCAGGCTCCGCCAGGTCATGCGGTCGCCGCTGCTCATCGATTTCCGCAATCTCTATTCGGTGGACGACGTCAAGAACGACGGCTTCGAATACTGGTCCATCGGGCGGCGCACCGAGACCGAGCCCACTCTCAGCCAGTCCTTGGCGGCTGAGTAA
- the galU gene encoding UTP--glucose-1-phosphate uridylyltransferase GalU, protein MRSDKVRVAIFPVAGLGTRFLPATKAIPKEMMTVVDKPVLQYVVDEAIEAGIEHFVFVTGRGKSAIEDYFDIQFELESTLRSRNKTVELTALEAILPKAGTTSFTRQQEPLGLGHAVWCARDIVGNEPFAVLLPDMIMKSEKACLAGMVELHAQSGGNVIAVEECAPELAHRYGIVGRGEDIADGFRITGMVEKPPQGTAPSNFFINGRYILQPEIFSILETQERGAGNEIQLTDGLLKLLQKQDFTAYHYRGKTYDTGAKDGFIMANVAFALDRPEIRSLVEADIRSLVHP, encoded by the coding sequence ATGCGTTCCGACAAAGTAAGAGTTGCCATTTTTCCCGTTGCTGGCTTGGGCACCAGGTTTCTTCCCGCCACCAAGGCGATTCCCAAGGAAATGATGACGGTGGTGGACAAGCCCGTCCTCCAATATGTCGTCGATGAGGCGATCGAGGCCGGGATCGAGCATTTCGTGTTTGTCACCGGCCGCGGCAAATCCGCGATCGAGGACTATTTCGATATCCAGTTCGAACTCGAATCCACGCTCCGCTCACGAAACAAGACGGTCGAGCTGACGGCACTCGAAGCCATTCTGCCAAAGGCGGGTACGACAAGCTTCACCCGGCAGCAGGAGCCTCTGGGCCTTGGTCACGCCGTGTGGTGCGCGCGTGACATCGTCGGCAACGAGCCCTTTGCGGTGCTGCTGCCCGACATGATCATGAAATCGGAAAAGGCCTGCCTGGCGGGCATGGTCGAGCTTCATGCCCAGAGCGGCGGCAATGTCATCGCCGTGGAGGAATGCGCCCCCGAACTGGCGCATCGCTACGGTATCGTCGGGCGCGGCGAGGATATCGCCGATGGTTTCCGGATCACCGGCATGGTGGAGAAGCCGCCTCAGGGAACGGCACCGTCGAACTTCTTCATCAACGGCCGCTATATCCTGCAGCCGGAAATTTTCAGCATTCTCGAAACCCAGGAACGTGGCGCCGGCAATGAGATCCAGCTCACGGACGGCCTCTTGAAGCTGCTGCAGAAGCAGGATTTCACGGCCTATCACTACCGGGGCAAGACCTACGACACCGGCGCCAAGGATGGGTTCATCATGGCCAATGTCGCCTTCGCGCTCGATCGTCCGGAGATCAGGAGCCTGGTCGAGGCCGATATCAGATCGCTCGTTCACCCCTGA
- a CDS encoding endo-1,4-beta-xylanase: MNITRRSFLAAGAAMPLLGLTRPSLADEGTLRQVATDRKLIYGTAVSTGTLAKDKPFAQLVIDQANMLVAEGETKRKAIEPKQGRLNFAPTERLLAFAEKNGQRMRGHTLLWHEANPEWLLAKLAEGRDDKLLTDYIEKTVGHFKGRMHSWDVINEVIHIDEGGEEDLRISSPWYKAFGSGYIETAFQVAHAADPDALLFYNEINLEADVWWAEQRRSSVLKLLEKLLKKGIPVHALGIQSHLKAYRLDYTDEVMSRFLDEVSDLGLKILITEFDIADVEGPADPAQRDADIAALGRRYLDVAFSKPAVLGCLTWGISDRYSWLSQYDSYKWSDGSLSRGLPFDGDLRPKKLYFEMLNSYRSAS; encoded by the coding sequence ATGAACATCACGCGACGCTCATTCCTCGCCGCCGGCGCAGCCATGCCTCTTCTTGGCCTCACACGTCCATCACTCGCCGATGAAGGAACGCTGCGGCAGGTAGCGACCGACCGCAAGCTGATCTACGGCACGGCGGTTTCGACCGGCACTCTCGCCAAGGACAAGCCGTTTGCCCAACTGGTCATCGACCAGGCCAACATGCTCGTCGCCGAGGGTGAGACCAAGCGCAAGGCGATCGAACCGAAGCAGGGACGGCTCAACTTCGCGCCGACCGAGCGGCTTCTGGCCTTCGCGGAGAAGAATGGCCAGCGCATGCGGGGCCACACCCTGCTCTGGCACGAGGCGAACCCCGAATGGCTGCTGGCGAAGCTCGCGGAAGGACGCGACGACAAGCTGCTGACCGACTACATCGAAAAGACGGTCGGTCACTTCAAGGGCAGGATGCATTCCTGGGACGTCATCAACGAGGTCATCCACATCGATGAGGGTGGCGAGGAGGATCTCCGCATCAGTTCGCCCTGGTACAAGGCTTTCGGCTCCGGCTATATCGAGACCGCCTTCCAGGTCGCCCATGCCGCCGATCCGGATGCGCTGCTCTTCTATAACGAGATCAATCTGGAGGCGGATGTCTGGTGGGCGGAGCAGCGCAGGTCATCGGTGCTCAAACTACTCGAAAAGCTCCTCAAGAAGGGCATTCCCGTCCACGCGCTGGGGATACAGTCCCACCTCAAGGCATATCGCCTGGATTACACCGACGAGGTCATGTCGCGCTTCCTCGACGAGGTCAGCGATCTCGGCCTGAAAATCCTGATCACCGAATTCGATATCGCCGATGTCGAAGGGCCCGCCGACCCCGCCCAGCGGGACGCGGATATTGCGGCACTCGGCCGCCGCTATCTCGATGTTGCGTTTTCGAAACCCGCGGTGCTCGGATGTCTCACATGGGGCATTTCCGACCGCTATTCCTGGCTATCGCAATATGACAGCTACAAATGGTCCGACGGCAGCCTGTCACGAGGGCTGCCCTTCGATGGCGATCTGCGTCCGAAGAAGCTCTATTTCGAGATGCTCAATTCCTATCGCAGCGCCTCTTAG
- a CDS encoding acyltransferase codes for MIEPLPPVSATKGHIQGLNGLRCLSILIVIIGHFFLGEYSGISSLGVYIFFVISGFLITRLLLAEAKETGDVRIGAFYWRRLLRLFPVLIVYMIVVVLFARMHSIPSPLIEIASVFLYFVNYLKSYYELAGTQHVLPIGVLWSLSVEEHFYLIAPLFIAFVRASPGKVLAFAIVMIVAPLLIRIGYVIQWPEWSNTNRIYMASETRFDSIAYGVFLAAICELSPEGRLRKAISSPQALIAGVALLVLSTVIRDDFFRDTLRYSLRGIGALLIVAPIVFSPRLGLLQNIANSPPAEWIGKLSYSLYIWHGAAWFFLSNTGMTKTVLTSFAELGVTFVLAVASYYLVEMPVLKWRNKASTRRKGVVTSSVAA; via the coding sequence ATGATTGAGCCTCTTCCACCAGTTTCCGCAACGAAGGGCCATATCCAGGGCCTCAATGGCCTCAGGTGCCTGAGCATCCTGATCGTGATTATCGGTCACTTTTTCCTCGGCGAATATTCCGGAATATCGTCGCTGGGCGTCTATATTTTCTTCGTCATTTCAGGATTCCTGATCACCCGATTGCTGCTTGCCGAAGCGAAGGAAACCGGCGACGTGCGAATCGGCGCGTTCTATTGGCGGCGCTTGCTGCGGCTGTTTCCGGTGCTGATCGTCTATATGATCGTCGTCGTCCTGTTCGCCAGGATGCATTCGATCCCGTCGCCGTTGATCGAAATCGCCTCGGTCTTTCTCTATTTCGTCAACTACCTAAAGTCGTATTACGAACTTGCCGGGACACAGCATGTCCTGCCCATCGGCGTGCTCTGGTCGCTGTCCGTCGAAGAGCATTTCTACCTTATCGCGCCGCTGTTCATCGCCTTCGTCAGGGCGAGCCCGGGGAAGGTGCTGGCCTTCGCGATCGTCATGATCGTGGCACCGTTGCTCATCCGCATCGGCTACGTCATCCAGTGGCCGGAATGGTCCAACACGAACCGGATCTACATGGCATCCGAGACGCGATTCGATTCGATCGCTTACGGCGTATTCCTCGCGGCAATCTGCGAATTGAGCCCCGAGGGCCGCCTCCGAAAAGCCATATCGAGCCCGCAGGCGCTTATCGCGGGCGTCGCGCTGCTGGTCCTCTCGACCGTCATCCGGGACGATTTCTTCAGGGATACGCTCCGCTACAGCCTGCGTGGCATCGGCGCCCTCCTCATCGTGGCACCGATCGTCTTTTCGCCACGGCTGGGATTGCTCCAGAACATCGCGAATTCCCCACCGGCGGAATGGATTGGAAAGCTCAGCTACTCGCTCTACATCTGGCACGGCGCGGCATGGTTCTTCCTCTCCAACACAGGGATGACGAAGACCGTGCTCACATCGTTCGCCGAACTCGGCGTGACGTTCGTCCTCGCCGTCGCGTCCTATTATCTCGTGGAGATGCCGGTGCTGAAATGGCGCAACAAGGCGTCCACACGCCGGAAGGGCGTGGTCACGAGCTCGGTCGCCGCTTGA